The following is a genomic window from Gallus gallus isolate bGalGal1 chromosome 14, bGalGal1.mat.broiler.GRCg7b, whole genome shotgun sequence.
AACACGAAAGCGTTACTACTTGCAACGTATTCATGCATTTAATCAACAGCCATGCAGCCTAACGCTCCTCCCCCCCTTTCAGGGCATGCAGTCTGGCCCCTGTGCTGAATACAACACATTCAGGTATTCAAAACAGTTtgaattatttggaaaaaggaACCAAAAGCACTTTGCAGCCTGAGAGCAAGCAAAATTAACGAGTATAAGGCGAGGAAGAAATGCTGTAGCCAGGACTAGCTCTTCAGTAATAGTCTGAGCTCAAATTCATAGAAATGCTTAtataaaagcagtgttttgtcaCTTAAAAATTACATAAATTAATCTCAACGTGTTAAAAATAACTAAACCTGGTCTGCAAAGATGGGCAAGAATCAGATGCATGATTATAGCCATGAAAGTGCGCTGCAGGGAGGACATGTCACTCCGtcacatcactgctgctgctggagaagttATTTCAAATGATGAATAGATTCAGCTCCTGTTTTCCTAGAGGTGGAAGTTACAGATGGCAAGCAACGTGAGCAAAGCTACTGCAGACCAACATCACCAAGGCAGATACAGGATGTAAACACTCCATAGTCTGAACAAATTATCCTCAGTGCAGACCACTGTAAACAGATAAATGCACTTAAAGGCACTGCAGATAAACATGGTCAGTGATCAGCAGCATTTAATGTCCCAATATGCTGTTGGTTGGAGCTACCACCATTAATACATCCAAGAAATAGAAACGTGGCaatcattaaataaaatcaCCGTGAAGTATGCTTTACAGAAAGTAAAGCCTTAACATTATTGTTCTACATGCAGTGCTACAAAAGAAGTTTCTTTAAAGAACATGTTACATAAAAGGTCAGAGGCAAGTTCAAACCTCAGGTTCAACTCATCACACAGATCAGTCCAATTCTTCAAGTAGtaaaattaattcagttttcagacaGGAATATTCTTAGCTATACGAGCAGCCCAACGTTTACAGACACACTACTGAATTGGCCCTATTCACCAGCGAGTAGGAGCAGTTCTGCATCTCTCCACCCCTGACTGCTTCGATTTCTGTGGTCacagaaacagcacaaaaaTCAGAATATAAGGGAAGTCACTTCTGCTTCTATTCACTTCAGTGATTCATTATCTCCCCCTCTCTGCTCCCACCCGTccctaaagaaagaaaacccccCAAGCCAGATGCATATTCCCCTATTGTGTCCCCAGTCAGACTTAAgatcagaaagtattttctcagCTATTGCATGTTACAGGAGAAAGGTGGCCCCCTGCCTGCCCACCCTGCGATTTTGGCCTAATTCTACTCAGGCATTTCGGAAGCTCAGACTTTGGATGTTAATTAGCTACGGCGCAGTCCAGTGATCCCTTTGCACAGTATTTATGAACAGCACTGAGAGGGCTCTCTAACAGTTATCTGTGTATCAGTACTCAACTGGCACCGGCTCTCAGCCACACTACACTGTCAAACCTCATTCCAAAAAGTGCATATTCATAGATAGAAACTGTTTTATTGGTCTTCATAAGAGCTAACTGATGATTCTACTGATTGCTTGTAAGGAAGGGAACTCCTCATCCTCAATATGCAAAGCTTTATGAGTAACAATGTCCTGCTGCGTGAGTACTTGCTTACATGTTGGGCAGATGCAGCAGTCGAGATCAGAGTTGGAGTCCGTTTGCCAAacattctttttgttctttttggatttgtttgaactttgcttttccttgatTCTGAAATCATTGTGAGCAGAAAGCAGTTCCTGTTGCTTAACTGTGTCTGGCAACAACACCAGCAACTCGTTAAAAATTTTCTTGAAATTATCTCCAAGCAGTTCTCGGCAACTTTTGTAATactgtgctgcagaaatcagacccttCAGTGAAAAGAGAATTGGAATAATTagaagcttaaaaaataatcatctgaTTCATCTATAAAAAGATTCACGTTCTCCCAGGCCACACCACGCTCACTTTGCTAGTGCTCCAGAAGAGCTACAGTGGAGCACAGAGTTAAAAAAGAACACGTGCATCTAGTCCACTCACCGCCCACAAACAGAGGCACTATGTGAACTGAGCAGAGGAGGATCTCAGGAACACAAAGGTTCTTGCCCACTCACCTGTCTGAACTGCCCAGAATGAGTTTTAAATTTATTGAACTTGGACTCATCACTTTGGAGGAATTCTTTAATGGATTGTATTAGCTGAATGTTCCTTTGCTGAAAGTTTTCAGGTATCAAGTATGTCCCATGGCTGGATTTTGGCCTgcatttggggggaaaaagaagtaatGCAATTGGATACTGCTTCATATTATGGAAATATGCTGCAGACATACATTATATGAttattcttttctccctttctccacCCAACTACAGACGCAATTTCTCTAAGCAGCACATGGTTACAGTAATCCTCTCAGTGTTTTGTGCTCTGTTTGAATCTTCTATGGCATATCTTGAGAGGCAATGTGTAAAGTAACTCTAGGCAAAAGGACTTTTACTTACTCTTTCAAAGATGTAGTGACAGGTTCAGAGATACTGGTGGATGGAATAACAGCAAAACCTGGTGGGGGTTTACTAACAGGCACTGACAGTCCCGGAGGCGGAGGAGGACTCTTTAATAGCACCACAGTGTTAAAACCTAAACGAAAGCAGAAACGGGCAGGAAGTTAGAGCACTTATCTGTGGCACCCACATACCAGCAAGTAAAATTAACACCAACAGTCTGATGTACTCTCCAGAAGCATCAAGAAGTAACAGTCAACAGTGCAGTCATCACTATTTCAGAAGAAACCTAAATATTAAAGAGGTGGAAATCTGTTGCCTTAACGTTCAGGTCAAGAAGTGCTTCATAGTGCCTGATATTTCTCTACAAGGAGAGAGGACTTTCAAGACTCTGTTACTCAGGCTGCCTTTTAACTTTAGCCACATTTCTCTAAGCTACTGCCAAGAAAGCCATCGCTGCCCTGAAATGCTTACCCGGTGGCGGTGGCATTCGAGCTGATCCTGAGCTCCCAAGAGCTGGGAAGTCTTCCTGAGGTAAAGGGCACTGGTTCGTCACTGTGGGCTTTTTAAGGCCAGGGGGCTCTTTGGGTGTACTACAGATTGCTAATGATTTTTCTGAATGACCATTCACAACAGCTGCAGATCTGTCAGATgcatgaagagcagaagcagtgtTTGATGTCCGCTCTGCTTCTGGCAGCTTTTCAATACATGACCTGGGCAATGATGTCTCCTGTAACAGGTGTGGGGATGACGGCCTCTGCTTCTCAACCCCCATCCTCTTTTTCTTGCTCACTTTTGTGAAAGTTTGTGAGGTAGAAGCTGCCAGCAAGGATGATACATCAAACATTGTTGGTGTGTTCCTTATCTCCTGGGTTGTCAAGCCACTACTGCCATCTTCATCATCTGACTGAGAGAGTTTATTGCTCTTCTTATTTCCTTTAGTGCTATTCAACGAGTATGATTTTTTGGCTATCTGATTTACACAAGGGTTGCTAATGGCTTTGACCACATTTTTACTGGAACCACTGTTCCATGCAGATGTGATGTTAGTTACTATTTTATTGTTGGGCCTCATTTTAGACACCAGAGCTGGAAAATCCTCCtcttgaaaagctgttttctttgcagtcGCTGTATACGTCAAAGCCATCCCAGAAGGGATAGCGGGTGCTGCAGAGGATGACAAGCTTGGGAAATCTTCTTTAAGCTTAACTGCTGCTAGCTGAGCAGAGCTGCGAGAAAGGGAAAGTACACCTAGTTACACCACCACTGCACAGACAGCAAAACTCCACCAGGCAAAAGAGGCTCCATGCCTGACAGCATCCTTCTTCAATCCATCACTTACAGTGGCACAGCTGGCATAACCATTAACAGGATGCAAATACATAAACCCTGTCTGGATGAGTCTCTTCAAAGCAGTCTCGCTAGCCTTGCTATCTGATCAGTGCTGTCTTAGCACACCTTACCTTGTCCAGCAAGCCATACGTGCAGGCTTCTAGTACATTTTAGTGTCCACATCCTGCAAAGACTCTATAAATAGAGTTACCACCCATTTAACGAGATGGTGAATTTAAAAACACCAACAGCATATGGCTCCCTCAAGATAAGCTACTGAGTTAAAGTGAGTGGAGTTAGGAATACTGAAAAGTTCCCTGTAACTGcaccacaaaataaataaattaattaattaaaaaaatcaaactatgAACTGAAGCAACAGCCTATGCTGTTCATGCAGCAGCTAACACAGTAACAGTCAAAGCAGAAGGGGAACTGAGAGAGGGGAGCACCTGCAGTTCAAGAGGTCTATAAAATTAATTCTTCCAGAAATACACAACCCAAGTAAGTTTCTAAATCAGCTTCCTCATTGCTGCAGTCTTGAACAAACTTACCCTTGTAGAGGTCCCACTGCAGAACCAATTGCTGGAAAGTCATCTTGGCTTAAAGCACCATTAGCAGCTGCTTCTTTTGGGAGTATTGACAAAAAGAGTAAAGAAATATAGTCAACTAAAATCCAGTAGTTTCAAAGTGGAAGCTATCAATGAACACGACAGCAGCATTAACAAGTTCtattttcagcagctgctgatgtCATTAACCGACATTCCAAAAGGGCAATAAGTCCATGTATCACCATTTCCTTCAGTTAACCACATTCACCATTATGACATCAGGTATGAGCTCTAGCATACAGGCAATTCATGGAACTTAATATGAGCAAAAACTTATCAGCACTGGCTGATAAGACAGTCTCTAGAGGATTCCTTCACAACTAAGAAGCCAATGCCCCCAGCTGCCTCCTCTATGCTTCTCCTAGAGGCCAGCAATCAGCTGCCTGCACAGGATTAG
Proteins encoded in this region:
- the ZNF598 gene encoding E3 ubiquitin-protein ligase ZNF598 isoform X5, yielding MDGEVYALYRKLLQHECFLCPDLKPFNTFADLEQHMRKQHELFCCKLCVKHLKIFTYERKWYTRKDLARHRIHGDPDDTSHRGHPLCKFCDERYLDNDELLKHLRRDHYFCHFCDSDGAQEYYSDYEYLREHFREKHFLCEEGRCSTEQFTHAFRTEIDYKAHKTACHSKNRAEARQNRQIDLQFNYAPRHQRRNEGVIGGEDYEEVDRYNRQGRSGRLGGRGSQQNRRGSWRYKREEEDRDVAAAVRASVAAKRQEEKKRGEDKEDSSSRGKKEDLRDSEVPSSKRVPKSSSEATEAAANGALSQDDFPAIGSAVGPLQGSAQLAAVKLKEDFPSLSSSAAPAIPSGMALTYTATAKKTAFQEEDFPALVSKMRPNNKIVTNITSAWNSGSSKNVVKAISNPCVNQIAKKSYSLNSTKGNKKSNKLSQSDDEDGSSGLTTQEIRNTPTMFDVSSLLAASTSQTFTKVSKKKRMGVEKQRPSSPHLLQETSLPRSCIEKLPEAERTSNTASALHASDRSAAVVNGHSEKSLAICSTPKEPPGLKKPTVTNQCPLPQEDFPALGSSGSARMPPPPGFNTVVLLKSPPPPPGLSVPVSKPPPGFAVIPSTSISEPVTTSLKEPKSSHGTYLIPENFQQRNIQLIQSIKEFLQSDESKFNKFKTHSGQFRQGLISAAQYYKSCRELLGDNFKKIFNELLVLLPDTVKQQELLSAHNDFRIKEKQSSNKSKKNKKNVWQTDSNSDLDCCICPTCKQVLTQQDIVTHKALHIEDEEFPSLQAISRIIS
- the ZNF598 gene encoding E3 ubiquitin-protein ligase ZNF598 isoform X2; its protein translation is MAASASGVAAAAALGPAEGPCVLCCGELEVVALGRCDHPICYRCSVRMRALCGVRYCAVCREELGQVVFGRKLTSFSTIALSKLQHEKKYDIYFMDGEVYALYRKLLQHECFLCPDLKPFNTFADLEQHMRKQHELFCCKLCVKHLKIFTYERKWYTRKDLARHRIHGDPDDTSHRGHPLCKFCDERYLDNDELLKHLRRDHYFCHFCDSDGAQEYYSDYEYLREHFREKHFLCEEGRCSTEQFTHAFRTEIDYKAHKTACHSKNRAEARQNRQIDLQFNYAPRHQRRNEGVIGGEDYEEVDRYNRQGRSGRLGGRGSQQNRRGSWRYKREEEDRDVAAAVRASVAAKRQEEKKRGEDKEDSSSRGKKEDLRDSEVPSSKRVPKSSSEATAAANGALSQDDFPAIGSAVGPLQGSAQLAAVKLKEDFPSLSSSAAPAIPSGMALTYTATAKKTAFQEEDFPALVSKMRPNNKIVTNITSAWNSGSSKNVVKAISNPCVNQIAKKSYSLNSTKGNKKSNKLSQSDDEDGSSGLTTQEIRNTPTMFDVSSLLAASTSQTFTKVSKKKRMGVEKQRPSSPHLLQETSLPRSCIEKLPEAERTSNTASALHASDRSAAVVNGHSEKSLAICSTPKEPPGLKKPTVTNQCPLPQEDFPALGSSGSARMPPPPGFNTVVLLKSPPPPPGLSVPVSKPPPGFAVIPSTSISEPVTTSLKEPKSSHGTYLIPENFQQRNIQLIQSIKEFLQSDESKFNKFKTHSGQFRQGLISAAQYYKSCRELLGDNFKKIFNELLVLLPDTVKQQELLSAHNDFRIKEKQSSNKSKKNKKNVWQTDSNSDLDCCICPTCKQVLTQQDIVTHKALHIEDEEFPSLQAISRIIS
- the ZNF598 gene encoding E3 ubiquitin-protein ligase ZNF598 isoform X1; the encoded protein is MAASASGVAAAAALGPAEGPCVLCCGELEVVALGRCDHPICYRCSVRMRALCGVRYCAVCREELGQVVFGRKLTSFSTIALSKLQHEKKYDIYFMDGEVYALYRKLLQHECFLCPDLKPFNTFADLEQHMRKQHELFCCKLCVKHLKIFTYERKWYTRKDLARHRIHGDPDDTSHRGHPLCKFCDERYLDNDELLKHLRRDHYFCHFCDSDGAQEYYSDYEYLREHFREKHFLCEEGRCSTEQFTHAFRTEIDYKAHKTACHSKNRAEARQNRQIDLQFNYAPRHQRRNEGVIGGEDYEEVDRYNRQGRSGRLGGRGSQQNRRGSWRYKREEEDRDVAAAVRASVAAKRQEEKKRGEDKEDSSSRGKKEDLRDSEVPSSKRVPKSSSEATEAAANGALSQDDFPAIGSAVGPLQGSAQLAAVKLKEDFPSLSSSAAPAIPSGMALTYTATAKKTAFQEEDFPALVSKMRPNNKIVTNITSAWNSGSSKNVVKAISNPCVNQIAKKSYSLNSTKGNKKSNKLSQSDDEDGSSGLTTQEIRNTPTMFDVSSLLAASTSQTFTKVSKKKRMGVEKQRPSSPHLLQETSLPRSCIEKLPEAERTSNTASALHASDRSAAVVNGHSEKSLAICSTPKEPPGLKKPTVTNQCPLPQEDFPALGSSGSARMPPPPGFNTVVLLKSPPPPPGLSVPVSKPPPGFAVIPSTSISEPVTTSLKEPKSSHGTYLIPENFQQRNIQLIQSIKEFLQSDESKFNKFKTHSGQFRQGLISAAQYYKSCRELLGDNFKKIFNELLVLLPDTVKQQELLSAHNDFRIKEKQSSNKSKKNKKNVWQTDSNSDLDCCICPTCKQVLTQQDIVTHKALHIEDEEFPSLQAISRIIS
- the ZNF598 gene encoding E3 ubiquitin-protein ligase ZNF598 isoform X4, whose translation is MVVFGRKLTSFSTIALSKLQHEKKYDIYFMDGEVYALYRKLLQHECFLCPDLKPFNTFADLEQHMRKQHELFCCKLCVKHLKIFTYERKWYTRKDLARHRIHGDPDDTSHRGHPLCKFCDERYLDNDELLKHLRRDHYFCHFCDSDGAQEYYSDYEYLREHFREKHFLCEEGRCSTEQFTHAFRTEIDYKAHKTACHSKNRAEARQNRQIDLQFNYAPRHQRRNEGVIGGEDYEEVDRYNRQGRSGRLGGRGSQQNRRGSWRYKREEEDRDVAAAVRASVAAKRQEEKKRGEDKEDSSSRGKKEDLRDSEVPSSKRVPKSSSEATAAANGALSQDDFPAIGSAVGPLQGSAQLAAVKLKEDFPSLSSSAAPAIPSGMALTYTATAKKTAFQEEDFPALVSKMRPNNKIVTNITSAWNSGSSKNVVKAISNPCVNQIAKKSYSLNSTKGNKKSNKLSQSDDEDGSSGLTTQEIRNTPTMFDVSSLLAASTSQTFTKVSKKKRMGVEKQRPSSPHLLQETSLPRSCIEKLPEAERTSNTASALHASDRSAAVVNGHSEKSLAICSTPKEPPGLKKPTVTNQCPLPQEDFPALGSSGSARMPPPPGFNTVVLLKSPPPPPGLSVPVSKPPPGFAVIPSTSISEPVTTSLKEPKSSHGTYLIPENFQQRNIQLIQSIKEFLQSDESKFNKFKTHSGQFRQGLISAAQYYKSCRELLGDNFKKIFNELLVLLPDTVKQQELLSAHNDFRIKEKQSSNKSKKNKKNVWQTDSNSDLDCCICPTCKQVLTQQDIVTHKALHIEDEEFPSLQAISRIIS
- the ZNF598 gene encoding E3 ubiquitin-protein ligase ZNF598 isoform X3; the encoded protein is MVVFGRKLTSFSTIALSKLQHEKKYDIYFMDGEVYALYRKLLQHECFLCPDLKPFNTFADLEQHMRKQHELFCCKLCVKHLKIFTYERKWYTRKDLARHRIHGDPDDTSHRGHPLCKFCDERYLDNDELLKHLRRDHYFCHFCDSDGAQEYYSDYEYLREHFREKHFLCEEGRCSTEQFTHAFRTEIDYKAHKTACHSKNRAEARQNRQIDLQFNYAPRHQRRNEGVIGGEDYEEVDRYNRQGRSGRLGGRGSQQNRRGSWRYKREEEDRDVAAAVRASVAAKRQEEKKRGEDKEDSSSRGKKEDLRDSEVPSSKRVPKSSSEATEAAANGALSQDDFPAIGSAVGPLQGSAQLAAVKLKEDFPSLSSSAAPAIPSGMALTYTATAKKTAFQEEDFPALVSKMRPNNKIVTNITSAWNSGSSKNVVKAISNPCVNQIAKKSYSLNSTKGNKKSNKLSQSDDEDGSSGLTTQEIRNTPTMFDVSSLLAASTSQTFTKVSKKKRMGVEKQRPSSPHLLQETSLPRSCIEKLPEAERTSNTASALHASDRSAAVVNGHSEKSLAICSTPKEPPGLKKPTVTNQCPLPQEDFPALGSSGSARMPPPPGFNTVVLLKSPPPPPGLSVPVSKPPPGFAVIPSTSISEPVTTSLKEPKSSHGTYLIPENFQQRNIQLIQSIKEFLQSDESKFNKFKTHSGQFRQGLISAAQYYKSCRELLGDNFKKIFNELLVLLPDTVKQQELLSAHNDFRIKEKQSSNKSKKNKKNVWQTDSNSDLDCCICPTCKQVLTQQDIVTHKALHIEDEEFPSLQAISRIIS